A single window of Vigna radiata var. radiata cultivar VC1973A chromosome 4, Vradiata_ver6, whole genome shotgun sequence DNA harbors:
- the LOC106758606 gene encoding probable WRKY transcription factor 70, whose amino-acid sequence MMDNLGGGSSTRMKAIEELLREGRDSATQLRSIINGNGENSPSAQKLVKEVFMSFHNSLLLLNNNPTSEFHDASNVQLWDSPKLEDSPESNCKNSTVKARRGCYKRRRTEQTREKESEAPIDDGHQWRKYGQKEILNAKFPRSYFRCTHRDQGCQATKQVQRVQEDPILYKTIYYGEHSCKNMGNPEIILDMSPSSSSKFLSFNNSFSTLSKQECAFLSSSFPSSVKRECKEEIPPSTSSNDYLISSDLTFDDASPRHVTLSSSTPDSEYKAVDFPDLFDDVFQDFLEFR is encoded by the exons ATGATGGACAACCTTGGCGGCGGTTCTAGTACTCGTATGAAAGCAATCGAGGAGCTTCTCAGAGAAGGTCGTGATTCTGCTACACAGCTCAGGAGTATCATCAATGGGAATGGTGAAAATTCTCCTTCAGCACAGAAACTCGTGAAGGAGGTGTTCATGTCCTTCCACAACTCCCTCTTGCTCTTGAACAACAACCCCACTTCTGAATTTCACGATGCCTCCAATGTTCAACTTTGGGACTCTCCCAAACTCGAGGACTCTCCAGAGAGCAATTGCAAGAACTCCACGGTTAAAGCACGAAGAGGGTGTTACAAGAGaag AAGAACTGAACAAACAAGAGAGAAGGAGTCCGAAGCTCCAATCGATGATGGCCACCAATGGAGGAAGTATGGTCAAAAGGAGATTCTCAATGCCAAATTCCCAAG GAGCTACTTTAGGTGCACTCACAGAGACCAGGGTTGCCAAGCGACAAAGCAGGTGCAAAGAGTTCAGGAGGATCCAATCTTGTACAAGACAATCTACTACGGTGAACACAGTTGCAAGAACATGGGAAACCCCGAGATCATACTCGACATgtctccttcatcttcttccaagTTTCTTAGCTTCAACAATTCCTTCTCTACTCTATCAAAACAAGAGTGTGCCTTTCTCTCATCTTCTTTCCCTTCATCTGTCAAAAGGGAGTGCAAAGAGGAGATTCCACCCTCAACTTCCTCCAATGATTACCTCATCTCTTCTGACCTCACCTTTGATGATGCTTCACCAAGACATGTCACTCTATCATCTTCAACACCTGACTCTGAGTACAAGGCTGTCGACTTTCCAGATCTCTTTGATGATGTCTTTCAAGACTTCCTTGAATTTAGATAG